The genomic interval CTGCTGTCCACATCCACGGTGAACTTGAACCCGTCAGACATGATTTCGAGACTCACATGCTTGGACATGAGCGCAATCGCCTTGAGAATCGTGTACAAGTGCGACACACATGTTGTTGTTCCTGAAAAGAGCAGTGTTGGCATGTGAGGTGGAGTTGATCTGATCAGAGTTAAATTCCAGAGCCAAAGCATGCAAGAAGCGAAGggactacttgtacatgccacttttttgttgttgttgttgttgttgttgttgtgtgtgtctgtcgTCTGGaaagagtcacgtgattctcTACTTTTTTTGtgaccacgtgactacTTTCATTCTACTTCAGACACGTGATATATACTCCGTAATAAatgaccacgtgacccgcCTGTCATGCTCCATATATTATCCACTATCCAACACTTGTATAACCCCTTTGGGCCGAGGTGCATGTGCGAGCTGGCTGCAGTTATCGTGGTTAGtgagtagctactgtaggCCATTTGGTAAGCCAAAAGAGCCGGATTCAGCCTCAATCTCGTGATCCGGGATAACAAGAATATCGCGCACTTCTTTTTCATACACTCTTAACCTGTATCTCTCAATACAGTCAGTGACCGGTATTCGTACCCTTCTCACGGTTTGTAGGAGGGTTCTCCCGAAAGTTTAACGAGAGTCTTGTTTCTGTTGTATTGATGAAAACTGAATATGTGGTAGTCTGATTAGCAAACGGACTACACAAGAATATCTAGCGCGTTTCCTGTTTTCAGATGATACTTTTCCAAACCCCTTATATTCCTCTCCTACCCAAGTCACAACCTCCCGCCTTAGCTGCCGATATCACGTACATTGCGCATCAACAGTACCCCAACAAACCTTGAGTCCCCCGCTGTACCTCACACCCTTGCAACCTCACACTACATCTCCCTGTTACGACCATGGCCCCGCGAAAAACACGATTGCCCGCTGTCATTGGGGCCGCAGCTGCCGCCGCCGCAGTTGCATACCTCGTTTATTCGTTTGTTGCCAAGAGCAACTCAGACCAAGACACATTTGATAGTTCAGTACAGAGCTCGTCCAAGTCCAGCACAAAGAGCCCCAAGTCGACGGCCACCAATAGCAAAATCACCGTCGTGGTGTCACAGGAGCTGGTTCAATCGCAGCTGGTCGACTTCAAGCATCTGATGAGCGTCCATCCCAACCTGGTGGTCATTGTGCCTCCCATGGTTGCCAACAAGTTCCATCGGGCTCTGAAATCGAGCGTGGGACACGATCATGGCGTCAAGGTGATTCGGTGCGACACAGACGTGGGAGTTATCCACGTGATCAAACACATCCGGCCAGATCTGGCTCTCATTGCCGACGGAGTGGGAGACAACATCCAGGGAGAGATTAAACGGTTCGTGGGATCAAGTGAGGCTTTGAGTGGAGATGTGAATCTTGCTGCGGAGCGACTAACTGGATTGTAACGGAAGCAAATGGCCATAGGTCATGAGCTGACAACATCCAGTCTGGTTGCCATGACACTGCCACTCCATTGCGTTGGCCATACTGTGGAAAGGTACCGTTCTGGCTACGCTACCTCTGACTATGCCACCAACGTTCCAAGTGTAGACAGACTGTGTAAATAAATGGACTTATCGTATTGAATGACTGAAATAcgttacaagtacaactacagtacagtaagtgATGTGGTACCCTTATGTATCTGTCAGTTTTACTCAAGTAGAATACCTCTGCGCCATTGTGATATGCTCTGAAAAAGGACCTACTGTATTCATTCAATGTGTTATATGTACCGTCTATATCTATTATAAATAAGGGGAGTTGTTGTGCATGGTGTCTACGTCTATCTATCTCCTCTTGCCCGTCATCTTGGTCAACTGATGCAGAATGTTGGACTTTTTGCCCTTCATCTTTGGTCTGCTCATGTCGATATTGTCAAACCTGCTCTTGGTTCGCTTTCTTCTCAGTAAACCGATAATCCACTGCAACATGTACGGCTTGCTGGCAGTGTGGGTAGCGGCGTTGCTGAACATGGCAATCTTCTGCGTCTTATGTAGCTTGGTAAGGTTGAACCACGTTACCAGCAGACCGCCCAGACACGCCACACCCACCACCAGAACCATTCCCTCGTTGGTTTCCTCAATGAAGTTCTCCAAGTTCATACCGTACAGCGCAGCCACAAAGGCCCCGACCGCAAAACCGACCGTCACAATGGTCACCTTGAGCTCCAACAGCATCAGAGCGTTTCGATTCGCGTCCACAATGATgttgacaatctcctcggTTGATCGAATGTGAGATCGCACGTTGGAGGCTTGTTGGACAATCTCATCGGCCTGCTTGCAGTACGACTCAATCAGCAGCTCGACTTCCGCAAGCCCTTCCTTCGGGTGAGTGCCCAGATACAGCTGCTGTAGATCGTCATCTGACTCCAGTAACTCTTCCAGGACGTCTCGAATCAAAACAGCCTTCTGGTAGAATCGCGACACATTTTTGTTTCCAatcagcagctccttgagctgttCTCGGTCCACATGATCTTCCAGACCCACCAGAATCTCGTTCAGGGTCTTAAGATGCACCTGAAGTTCTCCATCCAGAGTCGTCATAACGTTGACCAAAATCGCCTCCAGTACTCGCAATTCAAACGGCAGCACCGTCATGTCCGTATGCATCTTTTCTGGGTTGATTGTCGGCTTCAACTtgttctccagctcgtACAGAAACATGCCCAGTCGGTGAGTATCACTTTTGTTCTTGGAATGGGTGTCGAAGATAAGCACCTTGTCGTGGAGAATCAGAGCCTTAATGTGTAACAAGTTGACAAGGATGCATCGTCCAGCTCCCTTGCGACCTCGTGCCAGAATCGAAGGAATAATAGAAACAGGGCTGGGATCAATGTTTCTCAAGTCTCGAGGGTAAAGGCCATGTTCCAGCAGAAACTCATACTTGGTCATTTTGTGTGCAACGTGGACCACCTTGCCTGTCACATCAAAAACCGTGGCCGAGATTTCGCCTCCCAGAACGGCCTCCGAATAATTGTCTGAAAATGCAAAGTGATGAGggtcctcctcttcctggTGATCTTTatgttcctcctcgtccatgtGTTCTTCGGCGTCGGAGATGTCTTCTTCGGCCGCTGAGTGTTCAGCCTCGAGCCTCTGGTGTTCCTCTCCGTCCTCATGGTTTTCCATTTCAttgctgtttctgtctctgttgaAATCAGGATTTTTCTGTCTCTTGTCATCCAAATCATCGTTCTTTCTGAAAACACTGGCTTGGTGGATTTTCTGAGCAAGTGGCAGGGCGCGAGTTGTTGGTCGCAGCATATTCACTCCCGCCGCGCCCCATTTCACCTGCTTTGGTCGTCGAGCTATGTTGGTGATCCCCCAACATCTGGTCCACCGGTTCATGTCGATGAAGATTTACCTTGCTGGGAAGATCGTTGATGTATGAACCAAACGAACAGAACAGACAGGTACCACACACAAGGAGTCGCAGAAGAAACGGTGCAAAAATAAGAAGACCAACTttggaaacaacaaaaagtATGTCACCCACGCGTCTTACTCATCTTGGTAGTATTATACTGCCTCTCTCATATATTGCTCCAGAACTATCTTAGTGGTTAATTTCAGAAAAACACTGCCTTACATAAGCAAGAAAAATTTATATGTGCAACGCTAAGCTTAGTAGTGTGCTTCCAAAGTTAGGCTTGACCTCTtcctcaccaccaccccatTCCAGTTCCaaccaaaaacacacaatggcTGCTAAGCGAGCTTGGTATATCGTGTCGATGGACGTGTTCCATCGACTGACCGTTCTGTCTATTCTTGGTGTTTCGGGTGAGTATCGAAACGGGGTTTTTCGAGACGTTTTCATTGGATGACAGATGTGGCTAATGAGCCCATTTTGGAGGAGGCAAAAGTGGGACcgaaagaaggagcagaggTGGAACGTGGCATGGGCGGTGTGACCAAGAGACAGAAGAACATCTGTGGTCTTTGAAAGGATATATGACGTGTTTTGCCTCTATTACCACACTCGTCCGTGTTGCCGTTTTATTTTCAGCCACATTTTGATGCATGCAGAATCGGACCATACGAGGGAAGTGATGGGCATGGTTGTAAGACAGGCGGGGGGACAGGCTGTCGTGACAGCTGCGGTAACAGGCCCCACTGACTACGACAGTCATGATGTAGGCATGCCAATATTGTCATCGTCGCTACTACTATCATTGATGCCTTCTTCCTGTTGACTGTGCAGCACTCCCGCCACTGACATCCCGATGACCCAACTCCCGTGGTATGTTAGTTCTGCGTTCAGACCTAAGAATTTCGCCTTTGTACATCAATCTTTTGCTGCCAAACCTCCTATTGCCTGTTGTCGTTCGTGACTCCTGCCGATATTGGACCATAACAACCGGTTCCGTTACTAACCCAGCCTTCACCCTCGGTGGATTCATCATGCAGTCTTACACAAACCACAAGACCCGAGAAGACGGCAAGTACTTCACCTTCCCTCTTCTGCACGAGACCAtgaccaaggccgagcaggagaagctccGAATCGAGAAGGAAAaggccgaggctgctgccgctgccgccgctgccGAGCAGCAGTAAATTATTGTACATAGTCACCACTGAATATTTGAGTAACCTATCGGAAGGGAGCGGTCGTAGGTCAAGAGCGGATAACACCCCACTGAGTGCAttcggtacttgtagacgCATTGTTAGTGATCGTAGATTGTAGACAACACAGTATCgcacaagtatgtacttaaTGAACTCTTATTCGTAATTAGATGTGTATAAATAATCTATAGGTCCATGGCTACTGTATGTTTACAACCATCGTTATGGCTTCACCACCTTGtattccttcttcttcttgtccttcttgtccttcttgtccttcttgatcttccTAAGGCCATGTGTAAGTCCTTCTTCAGTCAACCTATCCAATCTCGCCTTGGCAGCCAGCTTATCCTCTTCTCTGATGGGATTGATAAGTACGAGGTTCTTGTCCGAAAATGGGACACTTGTCTGGGGACATTCTTTGAactccttgatggcggATTCCGAGTACACCCAGCCTGACTCTGCCACGTAGACAAACCGGTAGGTGAGAGCCTTGACTTCCCGTTGAGACAAAGGGCAGATCCAATCTCCGTCCTTGGAGGTTTCAAAGTGCAGTTCAACAATGTCTTTGACACTCTGGATGTGGGGGATGACTTGGGCAGCCACAGACgactcgtccttgtccagTAGCCACTCGAGAACCGCATCTTTGTTGTACAATCGGCCCTTGTAGTCGCTGACGATAGGTTGTTGGAGCGACTTTTTGCTCACGGGGCAGTTTTTCCAGTCAAAATCGGCATTGTCCTGAGTGGCATCGAAGAGCTGGGAAGTGGTTAAGCCGTTTTGTTTGTCTTTAACCAGATCCCGGCGAGTGGGGATGGACCCTCCGTCATTCTGTGTTAACGCATGAACAGTAAGACAGCGGAGTTAGGGCAAATAGcgatgaagaggagccTGCGACGGGTCACTGTGATTGTGCAGTCTGGCAAAAACGGTGTTATGCAATCGAAGTAGGCCATGACCTTCAGAATCCAAGATCTCTGGAGGCAAGCAAACTGTTAAGAATATCCAGTATAGCACAACGACATATCACGTTTCGTATTCGAGTAACGAAGGGTTGCATGATATGAGTTCAAAGATGGTGTCTTTTAGTATTCAAGGTCATGGGCAAGATGGCCCACCACCTGAAGTAGTCTTTAGGAGGGCATCACGGATTGTAGAAGACAAAACACTGTACGATAATGAGTCCAAACAAAAGACACTTCATATTGACCATTGGCTGCTCTGATCTGGCATTGGTGACAATTAAACAATAACAGTTTTGGTAGAGACTCTCGTTCTGACACACATTGATTGTTGATGAAGTGTTTATTCCAGTGGCGATCTGTTCCCCAAGGTAACAATGAGAGGTTGAACAAGGTCTCTTCCCTTAGCCACTTGATACAGATCCTATCTGATCGCTGTAACAGCAACAGTCAAGGAGTCGCGAGGATGGACGTTTACATTCCACCTCCCTTCTCCCCGGCATACTCACTCCCATGTCGTTCTGAACTGTGAAAGTTCGTCTTTTTTAGATCGAGGATTTCGTGACATGCTTGCATGCCAGCAGCCATTTTTCATGcatggtcatgtgacgtTCGCATCAAGTAATGGGCCGGCTGGATGGGTAGGAAATTGACGTTGGAAGACTCAAAAGTGGATGATATAACTCATGTAGTTACTCATGTACAATATTTCCCCTTGGCTGGCTCTTCACCGCCTTCGTTTTCAGTCCCTCTCTCCCAGTATGTGCGTACTCCATCCAGCTGCACATTACTTGGAACTTACTTAATACTCTCTGCCAGGTTTCTCAAATCTAACTTTTATCGCCACACATTATTCGCGTGTTCAACATGGCCAGCCACCTAGCTTCGATATACGGAACGGAAAACGACAAAGTGAACTGGTGAGTGTCAGAAAGGAGTTATTTGAGTGTTTTGAACCCCCGCGCGggctggtgttggtgttttgGCCGATCGTTTGCTCGTTTAGACGGCTTGTGATGCATACCAGAGTGGTTGTCGAGAACATGGTGTGTGAGAGACGCAGATGTTTGCGGCCTGTTGGTGTCTGTGATAGTTGTTAGTCCAGCCAAGTGTTGGAAGACAGACTGTCTGTCTATCTATGACTTCTTATCGCTAGACATGTCACTACAGACGACAGTTGTCAGCTGCTGGATAGGACCACTACATCATGTTGTTGCACTGGTGATGCATAGAGAAGTTGATACGGATAGACACAGCAAGCCAAGGTGGGAAAAGCAAACGAGACGTACTTTGATATGTTGCTAGCTTGTTCTTGACTCCTTGAGCCCATCTGTTCTCCTGTGACGACTCTCAACCCGAGACCGTCAAACCCCCTACTACATacatactaacccagctcATTTTATTACAAAATCGGCGCGTGCCGTCACGGTGAAAAGTGTTCCCGAAAACACGTCAAGCCCACCTATTCCAACACAGTGCTGTGCTCGAACCTGTATCAAAACCCAGCTAATGGCGAATCAGATCCTCTCAATGAGGACGGATCGAAGATGACCAAGGCGGACCTCGACAAGCACTTTGCACTCTTCTACGAAGACATTTACATGGAGGCAGCCAAACTGGGACgcctggaggagatgattg from Yarrowia lipolytica chromosome 1F, complete sequence carries:
- a CDS encoding uncharacterized protein (Compare to YALI0F06226g, weakly similar to CA0416|IPF17492 Candida albicans IPF17492 unknown function, similar to Saccharomyces cerevisiae PEX22 (YAL055W); ancestral locus Anc_7.13), with amino-acid sequence MAPRKTRLPAVIGAAAAAAAVAYLVYSFVAKSNSDQDTFDSSVQSSSKSSTKSPKSTATNSKITVVVSQELVQSQLVDFKHLMSVHPNLVVIVPPMVANKFHRALKSSVGHDHGVKVIRCDTDVGVIHVIKHIRPDLALIADGVGDNIQGEIKRFVGSSEALSGDVNLAAERLTGL
- a CDS encoding uncharacterized protein (Compare to YALI0F06248g, weakly similar to uniprot|Q01926 Saccharomyces cerevisiae YOR334w MRS2 RNA splicing protein and member of the mitochondrial carrier) translates to MNRWTRCWGITNIARRPKQVKWGAAGVNMLRPTTRALPLAQKIHQASVFRKNDDLDDKRQKNPDFNRDRNSNEMENHEDGEEHQRLEAEHSAAEEDISDAEEHMDEEEHKDHQEEEDPHHFAFSDNYSEAVLGGEISATVFDVTGKVVHVAHKMTKYEFLLEHGLYPRDLRNIDPSPVSIIPSILARGRKGAGRCILVNLLHIKALILHDKVLIFDTHSKNKSDTHRLGMFLYELENKLKPTINPEKMHTDMTVLPFELRVLEAILVNVMTTLDGELQVHLKTLNEILVGLEDHVDREQLKELLIGNKNVSRFYQKAVLIRDVLEELLESDDDLQQLYLGTHPKEGLAEVELLIESYCKQADEIVQQASNVRSHIRSTEEIVNIIVDANRNALMLLELKVTIVTVGFAVGAFVAALYGMNLENFIEETNEGMVLVVGVACLGGLLVTWFNLTKLHKTQKIAMFSNAATHTASKPYMLQWIIGLLRRKRTKSRFDNIDMSRPKMKGKKSNILHQLTKMTGKRR
- a CDS encoding uncharacterized protein (Compare to YALI0F06259g, gnl|GLV|YALI0F06259g [Yarrowia lipolytica] weakly similar to uniprot|P39103 Saccharomyces cerevisiae YML129C COX14 Mitochondrial membrane protein, sinvolved in translational regulation of Cox1p and assembly of cytochrome c oxidase (complex IV)); the protein is MCNAKLSSVLPKLGLTSSSPPPHSSSNQKHTMAAKRAWYIVSMDVFHRLTVLSILGVSAFTLGGFIMQSYTNHKTREDGKYFTFPLLHETMTKAEQEKLRIEKEKAEAAAAAAAAEQQ
- a CDS encoding uncharacterized protein (Compare to YALI0F06270g, ancestral locus Anc_8.869, similar to uniprot|Q10154 Schizosaccharomyces pombe) → MGNDGGSIPTRRDLVKDKQNGLTTSQLFDATQDNADFDWKNCPVSKKSLQQPIVSDYKGRLYNKDAVLEWLLDKDESSVAAQVIPHIQSVKDIVELHFETSKDGDWICPLSQREVKALTYRFVYVAESGWVYSESAIKEFKECPQTSVPFSDKNLVLINPIREEDKLAAKARLDRLTEEGLTHGLRKIKKDKKDKKDKKKKEYKVVKP